A section of the Felis catus isolate Fca126 chromosome B2, F.catus_Fca126_mat1.0, whole genome shotgun sequence genome encodes:
- the PLN gene encoding cardiac phospholamban: MEKVQYLTRSAIRRASTIEMPQQARQNLQNLFINFCLILICLLLICIIVMLL; encoded by the coding sequence ATGGAGAAAGTCCAATACCTCACTCGCTCTGCTATAAGAAGAGCTTCAACCATTGAAATGCCTCAACAAGCACGTCAAAATCTCCAGAACCTATTTATAAATTTCTGTCTCATTTTAATATGTCTCTTGTTGATCTGCATCATTGTGATGCTTCTCTGA